CGTGCAGATCTTCAAGCTCACTGGTTCTGGGAATGTCCTGCTGGCTCGGAGGCAGTTTGTGAGTAAGTCAAGGTCCTGCCCTCTGACCCCCAACCCCGGGGTGGGTGTGTGTGGGAAGCGGCTGAGCCTCCAGCCGCAGCGCCAGTCGCTGGGGCCCTGACAGCCCCTCGAATCTCTCTGCAGTTGAAGATCTGAACAGTAACGCCGTGAGCAGGAGGCCACTGAGGACAGCCCTGGAGCCCACCTCCTCCCCTGCGGGGAGCCCAGACCCTGAGCCCCGAGTCACCCTGACCCCAAGACGAGATCCCCTCACTCCTGGTGGGCCAAAGTGGCGTGGGGGTAAGTGGCATGGGGAGAGAGTAACTTTCCATTTCTCGTGGTTTTTGTCATTGTGTCTGGGAAGTTCTTCCTCTTATCTGACTCACACTCTAGCTTTATCTGAAGCTTGCCTGCTGTTACCCTGGGTTCAGGCAGATTTACTGGGGCTGCCCACCCACTGGGGGTGTACTCGGGGCCCCAGTGCCTGAAGCCCCCAGCCTGAGTGTGGCAGGCGGGAGGTGACAGCAGTGGCTTTCCCCAGGAGTGCCTGGCAAGGGGCAGCACCCACCCAGGGGCACCAGAGGGACAGCCCCTGCTCAGTGCCCCCCAGACCTGGAGAGGCAGATCCATGCCAGGGTCTCTGCTGGCAGGAGAGATGCCAGGCAAAACGGCCAGTACACCAGCCTCTGGGCTCAAGGGGTGGGCTGCTGGTCACGTGGGCAGGACAGACCAGTACGGCCTGGTCTCTGGCGTCCTGCGAGGTCCTGCAGGCGGTGCTGCGCCTCTCCCGCCAGACCCGGGATGGCCCTGACTTTGCGTCTCCCATCAGACTTGGAACGGAAGGAGGTGTCTCTCTCCTCGCAGGGGCGTGACCCCTCTCACTGGGGTCCTGGGGTCCAGGCCCCTCACCACTTCCCAGTGGACTTGGGTCTGCTGGGCCTCAGGGCAGGGCTGTGTCTCCCCATTAGACAGGGTCTCTGGCGCTTGGCTGGAGGTGCTGTCTGAGCTCACAGGGACCTGGCCTTGTCTCCAAAGAGCTCCCAGGTCAGGCGACAGTGAGGCCCGGGCCTGGAGCTGTCCGTGGTGCtgaccccacccaccccagccagcACCCCCCTGGGCAGCCTCTGCACCCTGGGCTGGGCGTTAGGCAGGCAGGGAAGGGGGCGGGCCCCTGCGCAGACGGCTGTACTCAGTGCCCAGCACCACGAAGGCTGCTGGAGGCAGAGGCATGGGGCTGCTGGGACATCGCCCATCCTCTCTGGGGGGCTTGAAGATGCTGAGATGACGGACCAAGGCTCATGGGGGTTTCTTAAGTCTGGCGAGTCCCAAGCAGCTCAGGACTCCCTCCTCCCCAAGACCTGGCTCTCTGCCTCGCCTGAGGATGAAGCCCCCTGGCACCTCCTTACCCCAGCCCCAGTGGGGGAGATCCTGGGTGCTGAGCCTGGCCGGCAGCAGCTCAGGAGCCTGACCCAGCCCCtcagctccctccctgcccacccagccaGCCCCCCATTCCACTGCATGCCCTCCACACCCATGGACATCATCTTCCTGGTTGATGGGTCCCGGAGTATCGGCCACAGTCACTTCCAGCAGGTCAAAGACCTCCTGGTCAGCATCACTGAGCCCTTTGAAATAGGGCGGGATTAAGTCCAAGTAGGTGGGTACCAGCCCCTGCCCTGCGGCCCCTCCCTGGTGGTCCTCACCattcctccccagcccccagcggAGCTGACTCCAGGACTGAGAAGCGGGAAGTGGGGTGACAGGCAGGACAGCTCTCTGCTGAGGTGCCCGCCTGCAGCCAACAGGCTGCTTGCCCACCTGGCCCACCCGGCCCCACCCGGTCGGAGGCTGGTTCCTCAGGTGGCACGCTGGCCCCTCCTCTGGGGCTCCTGGGGCTTTGCAGACAGGAACCTCCCTGCTGACTCCCCGGCAGCTGTGTGCATAGTGGAGGGGTGGGCTCAGCACGTGCCCTGCCCCTGCGGCACCTCCCCTCCCAGGCCTGACTCAGTGCAGTGGAGATCCCCAAACTGAGTGGGACCTCAACACCTTTGGCACCAAGGACAAAGTGCCAGCCACAGTCCACATTCTCCGCTACAGAGGGGGAAACACGTTCACAGGTATGCCTGGGCCCCACTGTCCCCACCCTGGGGTCTGTCCAGGTCTCTGTCCTGAAGCCCCTCACTCCTTCCTGCAGATACCTCCCGTCACCCTCCCAGATTTGAAAACTGGTGTGTAAGGCGGCCTACATGCAGTGTGGGCACCTATTCACCCCTTTGTGAAGGGCAGATTCCGCCTTGCTCACCTTTGGTGGGCATATGGTGGAGATGGGGTGGAGAtggcccctccctgctccctggaggGGCCAGGGCGGGGGGCAGAGTGCTGGGAGGGGTGATGGGGTTGTCTGCACCTTATCTCACTACATCCCAAGGCCTAGCCCTGACCCACGTGCTGGAGCAGAACCTGAAGCCTGCCGCCGGTTCCGGTCCAGAGGCGGCCAAGGTGGTGGTCCTAGTGACAGATGGCAAGTCCCAGGACAATGTCCGTGCTGCCGGCTGCATCCTCAAGGACCTGGGTGTTGACGTCTTTGCTGTGGGTGAGCAGTGCCAGGCTCTCTGCCCAGGTTCTCACAGCAGGGTGGGTCCCCCGACCACAGGTGTGAGTTTGCACCCAGCCTCAGCTGCACCAGAGGTGGCGTGGTATCTGCAGTGGAGCGCTCAGAGGAGCGGAGTGTGCAGGGGCGCTCAGAGGGGCCACACGGTGTGTGGGACAGATCTGCCAGTCTGCAGCCATGTGTGGCCATCTCCCCTGTGCATGGCAACCACTCGCACCCCGCACCCCTCGGGagcctctttctgctgacttatGGACCAGTTGTAACTCTGTGCCTGGAGAAGGAGCCAGAATTGGGGCATTCCTGGGAACAGAGGCCTCCCCGGTGCACCGAACCCCCTCATGCATGATCCATCCCAGAGCCTGGGTTTGCTGGTCAGTCAGCGGGGTGTGGGACCCAGAGGAAGCACACTGGGCCCTCCTGGCCCGGAGCCCCACAGATCCCGCAGGGACACACAGCCTGCCAAGGGCCTTCAGGGGTCTGCCCCTGCTGCCTTGGGGCTGTGTCTCTCACCTGGGCCTGACAGATGACCCCGTTCTTGGGCCTTGGGGGTTTTGGCACGTGGCTTGGGATGGCCCCCCACACTGGCTGGGTGACTCAGGCAAGGAGCCTGGTCCCAGCTGTAAGACGGGACAGCAGTGCCAAGTGGGTGGGGTCGGGGGCATCCGTGCCACACCTCACCCCATGCACAGGTGTGAAGAATGCAGACGAGGGTGAGCTGCGGCTCCTGGTGTCCCCCAGTGGCCCCCAGTGTGCCGGACTTTCCCCAGCTCAACACACTGGCCAGCCTGCTCAGCTGCCTCATCTGCCAGAAGGTGCAGGGCAGGAGAcctcagaggggcccaggtgagTGGGTGGGTTtgcaggggtgggggagcagggtCACCCACACTGGCCTCAGCCTTGGCACCCTGCCTGTCCACTTTGGACAGAGGAGCGGGGGACTGTGGCTCCCGTATGGAAGTCCTGAACCCACTGCCCGGTTGTCATGGCTCAGAAGGGTCTTCAGTCCCCAGCTGGGGAAACACCTGTGCCTCCTGGAAGTGCCCCCTGGGCTGGTGACAGTTTCCCCACAGTTACACCGGTGGTAGCTGCCCTGGCGCTGGGCCCCATCTCTGCTCCTGTCAGCCTGGTCCTGACCCAGGTGACCCCGTCCAGCGTCCATCTGTCCTGGACTCCAGCCCCGCAGCCCCCCCTCAAGTATCTGATCATGTGGTGGCCTTCAAGGGGTGGCAACCCCAGGGAGGTGAGAGGTGGCCAGCCCATCTGTGCAGTCAGGGCCCACACTGAGCAGGGGTGGAGTGGGGTGGCCCTGCCAGACCCCTAGCTGGCCCCAAAGCCAGAGTCCCGAAAACatgcccagccagccagccagccaagtGGGGCCAGGCGGAGCCGTGGGGGCTCCTGTCTCTATGCCTGGTTGGTGGCCCAGAGCTGCCTGGCTCCTGGGCTGGGCGTGCAGCCCCAGCCCCGCTCTCCCTGCCTGGCACCCCGCCTCCCCTTACCGCCCTACTCCGTCACAGCGCTGCGGCAGATGGTGGTGGAAGGGCCCCCCTCATCCGTGCAGCTGAACAACCTGACCTCCAGCACAGAGTACCGGGAGTCCGGTTCCCGGGGTACCAGGCCGGTGTTGGTGAGGGCCTGCGGGGCCTGGTGACCACAGGTgggttgggtgggggtgggcttGGGGCTGTGGGGCACCAGCCTGGCACCAGCAAGGGCTGTGCGGCCGGTAGTCCTGGGTCTTCCTCCGGGGCGGGTGCCACCGCCAGTTTGCGTGTGACCGAGGCAGAGTCACGGGGCCCCTCTGACCCTCTGTGGCCTCTTCGGAACACAAGTGGCCTCGCTCGTGTCTTCACGACTGCCATCGGGACCCATCTCTGCTCAGCGGCTGTCTCCTCTTAGGGGCGCCCCTCCCTTGGGACTGCCGCCAGCCCCCTGTAGCAGCTTTGCGCGGGGGCAGCGCAGCCTGCAGAGCCCACCGTCAGTGGCGCTCTAGGCTGGTGCTGCCACGTGACTCCCACAGGCGACTTCACGATGTTTTTGTCACATGAAAAGAAACACTGCACCGCCCCCACCCCCGGCCGTGCTGTCAGCCGCAGCCGCCCCTCTGGggctgggcctttgagcaggtGGAGCCGTTCGTGTGTGGCCGTTTGTGTGTGGCTCACGGGGCCCTTGTAGCCCTGGAGGCCCAGCCCCCGCCCTCAGGGCAAGTGGCCCTAAGGGAACCCTAAAGGGGGCCGTGTTGCCCCAGAGCCAGAAACGCGGCCCAAGTGGGCTCATCAGAGGCTGCACTCCCCGAAATGCTCTCGCCCAGCGCCTCACTCGCAGAGGTCCTTGTATCACAAGTGAGGGTCCCTGGGGTGGGTGTGATGCCCGCCTGGACTGCACTCCTAGGGtttccccttccccagctcctctgcctccaccccGGGAGCTGACCCTGGCCACGGTGATGCCCAGAACCATCCGCCTCGCCTGGCAGCCCTCGGCTGGGGCCACCCAGTACCTGGTGCGGTGGTCCTGCAAGGGCGGGGGCTGGGGAGGTGTACAGCCTGCGTCAGGGGAGAGTGGGGGGGCCCTGGGGGCGGGCAGGGTGGGGGCATGGCAGGCAGAGGCCAGCACGGGTGCCACGTCCCCACAGGTGTGGGTAGGGCAGCCAGAGGCACTGCTGGGTGGCCTGGGGCCTGGCAGAGACTATGACGTCTGGGTGCAGAGCCTGTAAGGGGCACAGGCCAGCAAGGCCCGGGGCGTGCGTGCCAGGACCCGTGAGTGCCTGTTCCCACCAGCTGCCACCCATGGCAAATGCCCACCGCTGGTTCTCCCGAGCCTTCCATGGGGTAGGAGCCCCAGACCCCCTCTAGCCCCACCAACCCTGGGCactgcccaccctccccattcTTGACCATACGGGACCCTGAGGCCTTTGTGTGCTCTGCAGCTGCCCTGGCCCCTGCCACGCCCCTGGGCCTTGCGGACGTGAGCCACGATTCGGCCCGCGTGTTCTGGGAGGGCGCCCTCAGGCCTGCACCTGTTCAGAGTCCGCTATGTCTCCAGTGAGGGAGGCCGCTCGGGGCAGGTGAGAGCAGGCCCTGCCTGCAGCCACCGGGGATGCAGTGCCCAAGGGGGGCCAGCACCCTTAGCCCCCCAGGCCGTGCAGGGAAAGCACAGCGGCACTGACACCATCCCAGCCCTTGGGGGTGCCATGTGGCGTGGGAGGCGACAGGTGTGAGGCAGCCATGCAGACACAGTTGACAGCCACGAGGGACCCAAGGTGTGACCAGCGGAAAGCGGGCTTGTTGGTTTGTCTGGgggccccacccccggccccaggGCATGTCCAGGCTCCCACTCTGGGGGTGGCTGCGGGCAGTCCTGGCCAGCAGGTCCCTCCCGGGTCTGCGTCCCTGCTAGCTGTCCCTTCCTGGTTTGGGTTGGCTCCAGGCCCCCACCGTGTCCCTGTCACCTTGCAGATGGAGGCTCCTGGGAACGCCACCTCGGCCGCTCTGAGCCCCCACTCTTCTTCCACCACATACACCGTCCACGTCACTTGCTTCTACCCTGGGGGCAGCTCCTCCACACTGACCGGCCACGTGACCACACGTGAGTGGCAGAGGTCAGGGTGGGGGTCCCCAGGTCAGGATGAGTTCTTTGCCCGCAAGGATGGTTCAGATCAACAGATGCTTAGGCACCTGCTCTGTGCAGTGCCGAGCCAGGTGGGCATAGGTACCAGGACAGTGTGATGGTGGGGCGGGGGCACCGCCAGCAAGGGGCTGGTGCCCAGCCCAAAGCTTGGCCCTAGGAAGGGGAGGAGGGGGTGACCCTGTGTCGGCGAAGCCTCCGTAATGGCACATGAGGATGTTGATGAGGAGTCGTGGGGTGAGCAGGGATTCCTCAGAGCCTTGTGGGGCCCAGTGCCCCTCTCCAGGCTGGTCACTGCCCGAGGCCCTCTCATCTTCCATCTTCCAGGAGAAGTCCCCAGCCCGAGCTGGCTGTTGGTGACAGAGCTCCCAGGGGACAAGGTCTGGCTGGAGTGGACGGCCACAGTGGCTTCTGGTGTGCTGTCTACCAGATCACGTGGACGCCCCTGGGAGATGGGAAGGCCCGTGAGGTGAGGCACGGGGAGAGGACGCCCTCCCGCACCCCAGCGCCTGCTTCAGCCAGAGCCGGGCCCCAGCACAAGGACACCGCTGTGCAGGGCGGACACCTGGACCCTCCTGTCCACAGATCTCCACCCGAAGGAACCTGTGCGTGGCTGTGCTGCCGGGCCTGCGGAGGCACACGGAGTATGACATCACCGTCCTGGCTTACTCTAGGGACGGGGCCCACAGTGACCCGGTGTCCCTCCGCTACGCCCCCTGTACGTGATCCTGGCTGTGCCCCTCAGCTGCCTGAGGCGCGGGAACAGCCCAGAGGGACCCAGACTCCCCCAAGTCCAAGGTCCCAGGACCCTGAACTCGCAGAACCTCTGGCAGGCAGCTCCCCTAGTCCCAGACCCTCCAGGCAGGTGTTCCTGGGGTGGCTGAGAGTCCAGGGCACCTGGTGTGACACGGTGCTCAGGATGGTCCCAGAGCTGACCTGGCACCAGGGTCCTGTCTGTGCTGAGGCCACAAAGCagcagggcagggtgggagggtgggggagggacgTAGAGGACCCGGGGGGCCGTGAGGTGTGGGTCAGGGCACCATGCAGAGTGTGGTGGGCGTGTCAGCCATCTTCTGGGCCCGCCTTCCTGAGGCCCACCCACCCTGTGTTCTCTCCAGTAAGCCGGAGCCCGCCCTCCAACCTGGCGGTGGCCTCCAAGTCATCCAACAGCCTGCCAGTCAGCTGGACACCACCGAGTGGCCACGTCCTCCACTACCAGCTCACCTGCGCTTCTGCTTCGGGCTCAGGATCCGAGAAGTCGGTGAGTGTGGGTGGGGCCAGGAAGCAGTGGCCCCCACGGACCCTGTCTGTGGAGGTGGCGGCTCTTCCCTGGCAGGCCACACAGCTGAAAGTGAGCTCAGGTGCCTAAGGGGTGGACccttgggagggggcagctcagGTGACCCCCTCCCTACAGATCTCCATTCCAGGATCTAGGAGCCATGTGACACTTCCTGACCTGCCGGCAGCCACCGAGTACAGGGTCCTGGTCTCTGCAGTCTacagtgcaggtgagagtgtggcGGTGTCCTCCACAGGCCGGACCGGTGAGCGGGCACCAGACCCCGCCAAGTCCCCAGGCCCCCAGACCCCCAGACCCAGCCAGGCCCCCAGGCCCAACGGGCATGGGGCTCCCAGCTGGAACCTTGTGCACAGATGCCCTGAGCTGGGGAACGGCCTCACTCTCCTGCACCTGCCTAGAGGAGGGGCAGCCCTGTGAGAGCCGGATGCAGAGAACAGGGTGGCAGGTGGGGCTGGAGAGACCTGCCGCCCTGCCCGCAGTGGAGCTCAAGGGCAGGCCTCGGTCTCCCCCAGGGTCCTGCCGCCCACAGGCCGAGGTCCAGCTGAGAGGACCCCATTGCTCCTGTTTTCCTGTTTTATGCTGGTTTTCTTGGAAAATCAGGCACTCAGAGCAGAAGGCCCTCAGCGGCCTCCCCAGCTGCCCTCTGTCCCCTCCGTGGGTCATCTAGCTTTGGCTTCGGCGCCTCTGCAGATGCTGGCCTCACCCTCACCCATGAGAGCGCCTGGTGTCTCCCTGGCCTTGTGCTGGGCCTGCCAGGGGGCCTCTCAGGCTGTGGTAACAGCACACCTGCCTTGTCCTTTCCTGTTCCTGGGCACGGCGCCCCGGAGCCAGGACCTGTGCACGGGTGCGGCCAGACTGAGGCCCGGGTGTCGGGCACGGGGCCTCCCCACTGAGCCCCACTCTGTCACCTCGCAGCAGCCTGCCCGGCCTTCCACCAGAAGCTCCCTCCAAGGTAGGTCCCTGTGCTTGCATGACCACTGAGGGGCCACTAgagggtgtgtgtggaggggacagTGATGGGGGCCAGCGTCACAGGGTCACTGGCAGGTGTTCAGGCAGAACTCCCTTCATGGGAGGCACACAGGCTGGCTGGTGCCTGTTTTTGCTTCACAGTCAAGGTTCTTGAGGTTATCTGAGGTCACTTGTCCAAGGTTATGCTGGGACCCGGCAGAGCAGAGGCAGGTTAGGGCCCTGGGCCTGTCCACCCCCATGAGGCTCCATGGTGACCAGGAGCTGGGCGAGGGGCCGAGCCGGGAGGCACACAGCGTCCCCAGCAGCTCGTGGGGGTAGACTGTCCCAGAGAGCAGACTGACATGTGGGCACCAGGCCCTGGGGGGGCAGGTGGCCTTCTTGAGGGCTACTGCCCCTGAGCTCCCAGCTCCTGCCCTGAGGAAATCGGCACCCGCCCCCTGAGGGGCGCGGTCTCCCCACCCCGCCCACCGCCCCTAATCTTGTGTCCCTGTCCCGGAGCTGTTGgcctcccacctcctcctctctgcctcctgctgTGTCCCACCTAGGCTTCGACCTGATGGTGGCCTTAGGCCTCGTGGAGACGGAATATGCCTCCATCCGCGGTGTGGCCATGGAGCCCTCAGTGTCCAGTCAGGCCAGGGCCTTCACGCTCCTCAAGCATGCTCAGCTGACACGCCGGGccaggtgggagggcaggggcgGGCTGTGACCCGAGGCAGGGTGACCATAGAGAGGGGGGCACCCGCCACATTTTCCACCCTACCCTCCTGGGATGGCCGTGTAAGGAGGAAGCCCGGGCCAGCCCAGAGCCCCCCAGGCATACTCGCCCGGGCCAGTGGGCTCTGAAGTCTGAGGTTGACATATGAGCAAATCTCACGTGGCTGGAAGGAGGCCACGTGTAGGTCCTTCTCCCATGCGCTCTAAGGGACAGGGCAACCTTGCAGCCGTCTGCACATGAGCCACTAAATTTGCTTTGAGAACCCCCGCCTCCTGTGTGCATATTGGCGTTTGAAAGAATTTGTAAGAAGCAACCAGTGTGTGACTAACCGTGAAGAACCCACAGTGATTCCTGACACGTGGTGACCACCTTACTGCGTGGAGGTGCCTTTGATGCGCATAGTGCGGTTTGTTCTTAAATTCAAATGCTTGAAATTATCGAGGTACTCGTGTGCTTTGtaagagaaattttgaaaattaaaaatacataattgtaCACAATGCTCCTAAGACCTACATCTCCCCACTGGCCTCCCACCCACACAGCGAGCCCACCCCTTCCACCCTGGGCATCGCCCTGTCCATGAGCCCTGCAGCCCCCCTCCGCCTTCTTCCTCCCGAGGTCTCTGCTGCAGCTCCGCCCAGAGCTGTTCCCGCCTCGCCTCGTGGGACTTCGGTTTCCTGCAGTGGGCCGAAGCCCTCCTCTTCTCCGGTTCTCATCCCAGTCACGTTCTCATCCTCTGGCGGGCTGCTCTGCCTGCCTGGAGCCAGCGGTTTACTCTGCCGTTTATCTGCCCCTTGGTCCCCGGCTTCTCTCCAGCTGACCACAGACCCGTGGCTCCCACACGCCGTCCCTTTGCTGCCCATCGGCTTCTCTCAGACCCTCACTGTGTGAAAGGCCAGGCACTTCCTGTTTGCTCTTAGGCAGGCATGCCCCACCCCAGGAGCCACCGGGGCACAATGGAGGGGAAGGGCCCTCAGGAAGGGTGCAGCAGTTACCAAGGCCCTGGGGTCAGTGCTCAGAGACTTGCAAGCATGGATTGGGCTGGGTCTAAGGGCTCCTCATTATCCTAAGCGCAGATGGAGGACAAATAGGGAGCAGTTTTATGGGGTAACCCAagaccctgctccccacccctcagCATTCCCAGTGGGCGCTGGCATGGGTCCCCACTGCCCGCCCAGCCTGAGCACCCCGACAGCACAGGTCAGTGGGAGGGCACGGCCACCCCAGCACAGGGcccccctgccaggcctcccgCCTGCAGCCTCTCCCACGCAGACTCCAAAGGGTGGGACCCTGCCCAGTGTCGCCCTGGGTACTGGCTGGGGGGGGGCCTTTGGCCCCAGCTGGGCCTCCAGGGGCAGAGCACTGTGTCCTCAGACACTCTGAGAgcctgtgtgggggtggggggacagccTTGGGGGGCACTCTGTCCCTCACGTACGTCACTCATGAGGAAGCCAAGGCGGGAGAGGCTCCAGTTTGGCCACACGGACCCTGGCCTGCAGCCCCGGGGGGCCAGGGAATGAATGACAGGGGCCCAACTGTCCTGGCTCCTCTCGGGCCCACAGGGCCCCCACCCATGCTCCCACAGTGATGCCTGCCCGGCCGCCCTCCCGCCAGAACACACAGTGGTCTTCCTCCTGCGCCTGCTCCCCAAGACGCCCCGTGAGGCCTTCACCTTGTGGAAGATGATGGCCAAGGACTTCCAGCCCACCCTGGGGGTCCTGCCGgatgggcaggagggagggagggcagcgGGCTCAGGTCGGCCTGGAAGCCCCTTGGGCTGTGGGTCCTGAGCAAGTCCacctccaggccaggccagggcctCTCCAGGCAGAGAGCAGGGCACCCCCCGTCTCCAAAGCATGGCCCCTGAGGTTTGGGGCACATGGGGCTTTGCACCTGCCACGGGCCTCACATGCTCCTTGCTTCCATCCCCACAGCTGGCAGAAAATCCCTGACCTGCTTCAACCATGTCCCCGGGGCCACCTTGCAGGAGGTCACCTTCGACCTGTCCAAAGTGAGGACCATATTCTTGGGGAGCTTCCACAAGGTCCTGGAAGGTTCTGGAGGCCCGAGgcttccctcccctgcccagctCCCCAGGTCCTGGGGCAGAGCCCCCCACTGTCGGGACTCTGCAGGACAAGCTCGCCATCTCCCAGCCACAGGCTGTCCCATCCCAGCGGCTCCACCCTCCCTGTGCTGGAACTTCCTTCGGGAGTCACGGTGGCCCATGTGGGCCTCTACCCGTGAGGTCCCTTctgcccctggtgcccctgtCTGGATTTGTGTCAGAGAGCACCCCAATCCTCTTCTCTGGGTCCTGTGAGTTCCTAGGAGGGGTCTGCAGCTGGGGCACTTTGTCCATTTTACAGAGTGGGCACTGAGGCCCAGTGAGAGGGTCCGAGACTTGGGGCAGAGTCAAGATTCTGACCCCAGGTGATGGGCGCTTCCTCCCAGCTGTGGCTTGTGAGCACAGGTGGGCGCGCCCACCCTAGTTGGGGCTTTGGGGGAACCTCCCGTGGTGTCTGGCAGGTGCACGTGGCTATGAGCCACTCCACAGGCAGGTTGCACGTGGACTGTTGGAAGGTGGCTGAGAGGCCCATCGGGGAGGCAGGCAGCCCACCCGCCACTGGTTTCATCTTACTTGGGAGGCTGGCCAAGGCCCGGGGCCCCCAGGGCAGCTCTTCAGTGGTGAGCTGGGTGCCTcctgctgggcagggctgggcggGGCTGGCAGACCCCCAGGCTGCGTCGGGCTGACCCTGCTCATCTTCGTCGTTGCAGCTCCAGACACTGCAGATCATGTGCGGTGACCCCTGGGCAGAGGAGGACAGGTGCTGTGAGCTCCCTGCGGCGGTAGGCAGCAAGTGCTGCCAAGGGCCCCAGAGCCTGGGGGTAGCCGGGCGTCTGTCATCCTGGCGGGGGAGAGGTCAGGGCAGGTTTCCTTGAGGAGGTGGCCCACAGgccagagctgggaccctggggAGCAGGATGGGAGAGTCCAGGAGGCCCTGGGAGCACGCAGGCTGGAGCGGGCTGGGGAGCCCCAGCTGCAGGGGGCCACTTCCCTTTTCTTCAGGCAGAGCCGGGCCATAACCAGGTCGGGGC
This sequence is a window from Manis pentadactyla isolate mManPen7 chromosome 5, mManPen7.hap1, whole genome shotgun sequence. Protein-coding genes within it:
- the COL20A1 gene encoding LOW QUALITY PROTEIN: collagen alpha-1(XX) chain (The sequence of the model RefSeq protein was modified relative to this genomic sequence to represent the inferred CDS: inserted 9 bases in 6 codons; deleted 3 bases in 2 codons; substituted 6 bases at 6 genomic stop codons) — protein: MHPHLGVGFWLWLGVALGPSQGQASGRLRLAVLPEDQLQMKWRVGSEGSGLGDLAQVXPMAGDSEQEVRLTPKTPKATVWGLSPSRGHTVQIFKLTGSGNVLLARRQFVIEDLNSNAVSRRPLRTALEPTSSPAGSPDPEPRVTLTPRRDPLTPASPPFHCMPSTPMDIIFLVDGSRSIGHSHFQQVKDLLVSITEPFEIGRDXVQVGLTQCSGDPQTEWDLNTFGTKDKVPATVHILRYRGGNTFTGLALTHVLEQNLKPAAGSGPEAAKVVVLVTDGKSQDNVRAAGCILKDLGVDVFAVGVKNADEGELRLLVSPXVAPSVPDFPQLNTLASLLSCLICQKVQGRRPQRGPAALALGPISAPVSLVLTQVTPSSVHLSWTPAPQPPLKYLIMWWPSRGGNPREMVVEGPPSSVQLNNLTSSTEYRESXFPGYQAGVGEGLRGLVTTAPLPPPRELTLATVMPRTIRLAWQPSAGATQYLVRCTGATSPQVWVGQPEALLGGLGPGRDYDVWVQSLXGAQASKARGVRARTPALAPATPLGLADVSHDSARVFWEGALRPXHLFRVRYVSSEGGRSGQMEAPGNATSAALSPHSSSTTYTVHVTCFYPGGSSSTLTGHVTTREVPSPSWLLVTELPGDKVWLEWTATVASGVXVYQITWTPLGDGKAREISTRRNLCVAVLPGLRRHTEYDITVLAYSRDGAHSDPVSLRYAPCTPTHPVFSPVSRSPPSNLAVASKSSNSLPVSWTPPSGHVLHYQLTCASASGSGSEKSISIPGSRSHVTLPDLPAATEYRVLVSAVYSAGESVAVSSTGRTGDPTLSPRSSLPGFDLMVALGLVETEYASIRGVAMEPSVSSQARAFTLLKHAQLTRRASDACPAALPPEHTVVFLLRLLPKTPREAFTLWKMMAKDFQPTLGVLPDAGRKSLTCFNHVPGATLQEVTFDLSKVRTIFLGSFHKVHVAMSHSTGRLHVDCWKVAERPIGEAGSPPATGFILLGRLAKARGPQGSSSALQLQTLQIMCGDPWAEEDRCCELPAAKDGESCPALPSDGTCSXQVPGPQGPSVSPGVPRRSRAPGERGFPGPRGPPGVEGEXGDHGLPGLQGHPGHQGSPGKVSLQGPKGMRGLVGTAGLPXPPGPRGFQGMAGARGTSGEXGPPGAMDPHLFLSAGEFPPLPPASGAAGARGERGEKGEPQPLAAIYQLVHQAXHLLKFNPFLHESARPPMPILEAPRCAGGHSREGGHGGPHSEEGGSQETTSWCPHAPLFPACSISPSCLGAVNPGLSQTGNPELQGSRHPGPPGGTGEPPLGRRNS